CACAAAGCTAAAATTGCTAGAATTCTCTTAGAACAAGGCTTTACCGAATAACTGATACGAGTCTCTTCATATGAATATCGTGTTAGCCAATACAGACCATCTTGCTGATGTGGCCATGTTATTTGACCACTATCGGGTGTTCTATCACCAGCTCTCCAATGTCCATGCGACCGAGCAGTTTATCGCTGATCGATTTCGCAATCAAGATTCCACCATCTTCCTCGCTATAGATGAAGACAGTGGCGTTGGGTTCACCCAGCTTTACCCCAGTTTTTCTTCCGTCTCAATGGGGCGGGTATGGATTTTAAACGACTTATTTGTGCTCCCTTCCCATCGCCAGCGAGGTATTGCCACCCAATTGATGCAGACAGCCACCGATTATGGCCGAGAAACCGGAGCGATACGCTTAGTATTAGCTACTGAAAAGACCAATACTGCAGCCCAAGCCCTGTATGAATCCCTAGGCTATCAGCTGGATCGGACGTTTAATCATTTTTCTTTAACCCTATAACCGGCCTCTCTCAGCTCAAGCCACCCTGCCATACAGGAATTGGGGCACATCAGCAGGGTGCGTTAGGGGCTTATGCGATGCAGGCTTGCGATCGCTTACAAATCACCAAATCCTTTTCTCTTTTTATTTTTCTTCTTCTTGCCCATACCGCCACGCCAGCCACCACGACTAGGACGGCCACCCCCCATCATCGGATTGCCTCCACCCGCAGGAGACATACCGGGCATTTGTCCTTGTCCCATCTGCTGCATCATCGATCGCATCCGCTGGAATTCCGTCACGAGCTTGCCGACATCGTTTTGCGTATAGCCCGACCCCTTGGCAATCCGGCGACGGCGACTCGGGGAATTAGAGAGTAACTGGGGATTCTTGCGCTCCTCCTTGGTCATGGAGTTAATCATCGCTTCCGTCTGCTGCAGCTTGGTTTCCCCTTCCTGGAGCTGAGAGTTGGATATCTTGCCCATCCCTGGGATCAGCTTCATCACGCCGCCCAAAGACCCCATATTCTTGAGCAAGCGCATTTGCTTGAGAAAATCAGTGAAGTCAAACTGAGCCTCCATGATCTTCTTCTGCATCTTCTCCGCATCGGCGATGTCAAACTCTTCCTGAGCTTTTTCCACCAGCGTCAGCACATCCCCCATCCCCAAGATGCGGGATGCCATTCGATCCGGATAGAAGGGCTGCAGCGCCTCAACTTTTTCTCCAACCCCCACAAATTTAATGGGCTTACCGGAAATTTGGCGAATCGAGAGGGCTGCACCCCCACGGGTATCGCCATCCATCTTGGTCAGGATTGCCCCAGTGATACCGATCTGATCATGGAAGGTTTGGGTCAGATTTGCCGCTTCCTGACCCGTCATAGCGTCGACAACCAGTAAGGTCTCGTCCGGTTTGATGGCTTTTTTAATGTCCGCCAACTCCGACATCATTTCGGGGTCAATTTGCAGACGACCGGCGGTATCCACAATCACCGTGTCTACATTTTGCTCCCGGGCCGCTGCTAGACCTTGGCGGGCAATTTCAACGGGGTTCGCATCCGTTCCCAGTTGAAAGACCGGGACATCGATCTGCTCCCCCAGGGTCACCAACTGGTCAATGGCCGCGGGTCGATAGATATCCGTGGCCACCAGGAGAGATGTCTGCTCTTGTTTGCGCAAATGCAGGGCAAGTTTGGCCGTTGCCGTGGTTTTACCGGTACCCTGTAAACCCGCCATTAAAATCACGGTGGGCGGCTTATTGGACTCCGCTAAGGGCTCATTGGTCGCCCCCATGATCTCAACCAGCTGATCATGGACAATTTTGATAAATTGCTGATCCGGCTGCACCCCCGTGATCACCTCGGC
The genomic region above belongs to Acaryochloris sp. CCMEE 5410 and contains:
- a CDS encoding GNAT family N-acetyltransferase encodes the protein MNIVLANTDHLADVAMLFDHYRVFYHQLSNVHATEQFIADRFRNQDSTIFLAIDEDSGVGFTQLYPSFSSVSMGRVWILNDLFVLPSHRQRGIATQLMQTATDYGRETGAIRLVLATEKTNTAAQALYESLGYQLDRTFNHFSLTL
- the ffh gene encoding signal recognition particle protein, coding for MFEALSDRLESAWKTLRGQTKISESNIQDALKEVRRALLEADVNLQVVKDFVEDVRESALGAEVITGVQPDQQFIKIVHDQLVEIMGATNEPLAESNKPPTVILMAGLQGTGKTTATAKLALHLRKQEQTSLLVATDIYRPAAIDQLVTLGEQIDVPVFQLGTDANPVEIARQGLAAAREQNVDTVIVDTAGRLQIDPEMMSELADIKKAIKPDETLLVVDAMTGQEAANLTQTFHDQIGITGAILTKMDGDTRGGAALSIRQISGKPIKFVGVGEKVEALQPFYPDRMASRILGMGDVLTLVEKAQEEFDIADAEKMQKKIMEAQFDFTDFLKQMRLLKNMGSLGGVMKLIPGMGKISNSQLQEGETKLQQTEAMINSMTKEERKNPQLLSNSPSRRRRIAKGSGYTQNDVGKLVTEFQRMRSMMQQMGQGQMPGMSPAGGGNPMMGGGRPSRGGWRGGMGKKKKNKKRKGFGDL